The genomic segment CTTTCACTTGGCTTTGCTGGATCATTAACAGTTTTAAGTGCTATTGGAGTTGTTTTTCCGCTGTTTAATTGTAATAAACCTGCAGTGAGTAGTTTTAAGAAATCAGGCATTTGAATTTGAGTTGTACCAATTGTTACATAATTTGGGAGTCTCTTGTTAGTTTCAATGAATGATTT from the Methanobacterium sp. genome contains:
- a CDS encoding pseudomurein-binding repeat-containing protein; the encoded protein is KSFIETNKRLPNYVTIGTTQIQMPDFLKLLTAGLLQLNSGKTTPIALKTVNDPAKPSESIKSGDLTKAGYLDLAKRVNAFIDANGVLPNYANSNLGKLRY